A stretch of Mobula birostris isolate sMobBir1 chromosome 30, sMobBir1.hap1, whole genome shotgun sequence DNA encodes these proteins:
- the LOC140190555 gene encoding gap junction beta-4 protein-like encodes MNWAFLQGLLSGVNRYSTGFGRIWLSVVFLFRVLVYVVAAEKVWGDDQKDFECNTKQPGCENVCFDHYFPVSHIRLWALQLIFVSTPSLLVVMHVAYREERERKNKKKYGENCHTLYQDTGKKKGGLWWTYVISLVCKAAIDIGFLYILHNIYENFDLPRLVKCQLDPCPNTVDCFIARPTEKRIFTLFMVVTSGICVLLNISEFLYLVAKRIITECCKTGGRRHINHSRKTSMALYDKSSEAGFNPDSKTYHANQNSNVTLHLNS; translated from the coding sequence ATGAATTGGGCTTTTCTTCAAGGCCTCCTCAGCGGGGTGAATAGATACTCGACAGGGTTCGGTCGGATATGGCTGTCTGTTGTCTTCCTCTTCCGAGTGCTGGTGTATGTGGTGGCAGCAGAAAAAGTCTGGGGTGACGACCAAAAAGACTTTGAATGCAACACCAAGCAGCCCGGCTGTGAAAATGTCTGCTTTGACCACTATTTCCCGGTCTCGCACATTCGACTTTGGGCACTCCAGCTCATATTTGTCTCCACTCCATCCCTGCTGGTGGTCATGCACGTAGCTTACAGAGAAGAAAGGGAGAGGAAGAACAAGAAGAAATACGGTGAGAACTGTCATACTCTTTACCAAGACACAGGGAAGAAGAAAGGAGGACTGTGGTGGACTTACGTAATCAGCCTTGTGTGTAAAGCAGCAATTGATATAGGGTTCCTGTACATACTTCATAACATATATGAAAACTTTGACTTGCCTCGTCTGGTTAAATGTCAGTTGGATCCTTGCCCCAATACCGTTGATTGCTTCATTGCCAGACCCACTGAGAAAAGAATATTTACTCTATTTATGGTTGTCACTTCAGGCATCTGTGTTCTCTTAAATATTTCTGAATTTCTGTACCTTGTAGCTAAGAGAATCATAACTGAGTGCTGTAAGACAGGAGGACGACGACACATAAACCACTCCAGAAAAACTTCAATGGCCTTGTATGACAAATCATCTGAAGCAGGTTTCAATCCAGACAGTAAGACTTACCATGCAAACCAAAATTCAAACGTGACCCTTCACTTGAATTCATAA